A portion of the Geoalkalibacter ferrihydriticus DSM 17813 genome contains these proteins:
- a CDS encoding 4Fe-4S dicluster domain-containing protein — protein sequence MAHLTARSSYARLTERLNRFPQGAPPSELLEKILALLFDPKEADLVARLPLRPFSAAKAARVWSMPSVQAQNLLEQFAARGLLVDMQQGGQVLYVLPPPMAGFFEFALMRVREDLDQKLLSRLFEQYISVEDDFVRALFAGGETQFGRVLVGEDALSSEHALHVLDYERAEAVIDAATHIGIGLCYCRHKRAHLGKACAAEMDICMTFNSVAASLIRHGQVRRVERSECKELLRKAREQNLAQFAENVQRDVNFICNCCPCCCEAMLAHQRFGHEHPIHTSNFIATVAENCSGCGRCLPVCPAKIITLETEQPAGRGRKRAVIDETLCLGCGVCVRACRLQALHMNPRAQRVITPVNAVHKTVLMAIERGTLQHLIFDNQVLWSHRALAALLGGILKLSPVKRALAQSQTGSRYLEQLCAKVNILRNDATS from the coding sequence ATGGCCCATCTGACCGCTCGCTCCTCCTATGCTCGTCTGACTGAACGCCTCAATCGCTTTCCTCAGGGAGCCCCGCCCTCGGAGTTGCTGGAAAAGATCCTGGCCCTGCTTTTTGACCCCAAGGAGGCCGATCTGGTGGCGCGGCTGCCCCTGCGCCCTTTTTCGGCAGCCAAGGCCGCACGCGTCTGGTCTATGCCGTCGGTACAGGCACAAAATTTGCTCGAACAATTCGCGGCGCGTGGCCTGCTGGTGGATATGCAGCAAGGCGGGCAGGTTCTTTACGTGCTGCCGCCTCCCATGGCGGGATTTTTTGAATTCGCTCTCATGCGGGTGCGCGAAGACCTCGACCAGAAACTGCTCTCCCGGCTATTCGAACAGTACATCAGCGTCGAGGACGATTTTGTGCGCGCTCTCTTTGCCGGCGGCGAAACCCAATTCGGCCGGGTTCTGGTGGGCGAGGATGCGCTGAGCAGTGAGCATGCCCTGCACGTGCTGGATTACGAACGCGCCGAAGCGGTCATTGATGCAGCCACGCACATCGGCATCGGCCTGTGCTACTGTCGCCACAAACGCGCCCACCTGGGAAAAGCCTGCGCGGCGGAGATGGACATCTGCATGACCTTCAACAGCGTGGCAGCTTCGCTGATTCGCCACGGCCAGGTGCGACGCGTCGAGCGCAGCGAATGCAAAGAGCTTCTGCGCAAAGCACGCGAGCAGAATCTCGCTCAGTTTGCCGAGAATGTTCAACGCGACGTCAATTTTATTTGCAATTGCTGCCCCTGCTGCTGTGAAGCAATGCTCGCCCATCAGCGTTTCGGCCACGAGCATCCCATCCACACCAGTAACTTCATCGCCACAGTGGCCGAGAACTGTTCGGGCTGCGGCCGTTGTCTGCCGGTCTGCCCTGCAAAAATCATCACTTTGGAAACGGAGCAGCCCGCCGGCCGTGGACGCAAACGCGCCGTCATTGACGAAACTCTGTGCCTGGGCTGCGGCGTGTGCGTCCGTGCCTGCCGTCTGCAAGCCCTGCACATGAACCCGCGCGCCCAACGCGTGATCACCCCCGTCAACGCGGTGCATAAGACGGTGCTCATGGCCATCGAACGCGGCACATTGCAGCACCTGATTTTCGACAATCAGGTGCTGTGGAGCCACCGAGCCCTGGCTGCTCTGCTGGGCGGCATCCTCAAACTCTCTCCCGTAAAAAGGGCCTTGGCGCAAAGCCAAACGGGGTCGCGCTACCTCGAACAGTTGTGCGCCAAAGTCAACATTCTGCGCAACGATGCAACCAGCTGA
- a CDS encoding DUF1328 domain-containing protein: MKDIMLNWATVFFTIACIALVLGFLNISPPVTKIAKILCGIFTVLFTLALVVGLQQG; the protein is encoded by the coding sequence ATGAAAGACATCATGTTGAATTGGGCCACCGTTTTTTTCACCATTGCCTGCATCGCCCTCGTTTTAGGGTTTCTCAACATATCGCCCCCCGTGACCAAAATCGCCAAAATTCTTTGCGGCATTTTCACGGTTCTTTTTACTCTGGCCCTGGTCGTTGGGTTGCAGCAGGGATAA
- a CDS encoding aspartate:alanine exchanger family transporter: protein MSLLNNPIFLLLLVVVLGEMLGKVRLWNLSLGPSAIIFVALGFGHYGFTLPEEVQTLGLAMFIYAIGLQSGPGFVSSFRRHGLVMVLAVFIMTLVGIAVTYACCRLFGFDAGIGAGLLSGAMTSTPSLATAVELLGPDKAPAAYGVTYGIGVIGVALCVKLLPKLLRVDISAEEQRLEQELAAINPPITYQHIEVSNPNIFGRRVADLYLKSIAPVTITRLLRRGADEPVLVGADTTLNEGDHLRVVGRPADLEKIQLYIGRPIEGEIAFDRVLTKKDIVVSKPHFAGATLGFFNFREVFNVQIARITRNGVDLPADANTRLHLGDVLHAVGDERSLRNIARIVGNDLKATYDINLLPILLGLLLGILLGRITLPLPILGPFTLGTTGGALLAGLLLGARYQTGRLIWEIPTTGNRLIRDLGLALFMAAVGTSAGVTFVPTLQAYGLPLVVSGILVTLLPILVGMAVGLWLLRIRFLRMLGVMVGAMTSVSGLSAAATLSPTPYAPSAYATVYPVALISKILAVKVLFLLL, encoded by the coding sequence ATGTCCCTGCTGAACAATCCCATCTTTTTGCTTTTGCTGGTCGTCGTCCTCGGAGAAATGCTCGGCAAGGTCCGGCTGTGGAACCTTTCCCTGGGCCCTTCGGCCATCATCTTCGTGGCCCTGGGTTTCGGTCACTACGGCTTTACCCTGCCTGAAGAGGTGCAGACCCTCGGTCTGGCCATGTTCATCTACGCCATTGGCCTGCAGTCCGGCCCCGGCTTCGTGAGCTCCTTTCGCCGCCACGGCCTGGTCATGGTCCTTGCCGTTTTTATCATGACTCTGGTGGGCATCGCCGTCACCTACGCATGCTGCCGGCTGTTCGGTTTCGACGCCGGCATCGGCGCGGGCCTGCTCTCCGGCGCCATGACCAGCACCCCGTCCCTGGCGACGGCGGTCGAACTGCTCGGCCCCGACAAGGCGCCGGCCGCCTACGGCGTGACTTACGGCATCGGCGTCATCGGCGTGGCCTTGTGCGTCAAGCTGCTGCCCAAACTCCTGCGCGTCGACATTTCCGCCGAAGAGCAACGACTGGAGCAGGAACTGGCCGCCATCAATCCGCCCATTACTTATCAGCACATCGAGGTGAGCAATCCCAACATCTTCGGCAGGCGGGTTGCGGACCTTTATCTCAAAAGCATCGCCCCGGTCACCATCACCCGACTTTTGCGCAGGGGTGCCGATGAGCCGGTGCTGGTGGGCGCCGACACGACGCTTAACGAGGGCGACCACCTGCGGGTGGTCGGGCGCCCCGCGGACCTGGAAAAGATCCAACTCTACATCGGCCGACCCATCGAGGGCGAGATCGCCTTTGATCGCGTTCTAACCAAGAAAGACATCGTCGTTTCCAAACCTCATTTCGCCGGCGCGACTCTGGGTTTCTTCAATTTTCGCGAGGTCTTCAACGTCCAGATCGCGCGCATCACCCGCAACGGCGTCGACCTGCCCGCCGACGCAAATACCCGCCTGCACCTGGGCGACGTGCTGCACGCGGTGGGCGATGAGCGCTCCCTGCGCAACATCGCCCGCATCGTCGGAAACGATCTCAAGGCCACCTACGACATCAATCTACTGCCTATTCTGCTCGGCTTGCTCCTTGGCATTCTGCTCGGCCGCATCACCCTGCCCCTGCCCATACTTGGTCCCTTCACCCTCGGCACCACCGGGGGCGCTCTGCTTGCCGGACTGCTGCTCGGCGCGCGCTACCAGACCGGACGTCTCATCTGGGAAATCCCGACCACCGGCAATCGCCTGATTCGCGATCTGGGCTTGGCACTGTTTATGGCCGCCGTGGGCACCAGCGCCGGCGTGACCTTCGTCCCTACCCTGCAAGCCTACGGTCTGCCGCTGGTCGTCTCCGGCATCCTTGTCACCCTGCTGCCCATCCTCGTCGGCATGGCCGTGGGCCTGTGGCTGCTGCGCATCCGTTTCTTGCGCATGCTCGGCGTCATGGTCGGCGCCATGACCAGCGTTTCAGGCCTCTCCGCCGCCGCAACGCTCTCCCCAACCCCCTACGCGCCCTCTGCCTACGCCACGGTGTATCCGGTGGCCTTGATCAGCAAAATTCTGGCGGTTAAGGTATTGTTTTTGTTGCTGTAA
- the miaB gene encoding tRNA (N6-isopentenyl adenosine(37)-C2)-methylthiotransferase MiaB translates to MTKFFYLETFGCQMNVVDSEQIVDLLGRVGYVQVETPEQADLILLNTCSVRDKAERKVYGHLGRFKPLKEQRPDLIIGVGGCVAQQEGERLLDKLRFVDLVFGTHNIHRLPEMLAGVTGEKQRRFETEFLDAETRRLLFPERKADDAVTRFVTVMQGCDNFCSYCIVPHVRGREISRPSGDILAEIRDLAAGGVREVTLLGQNVNSYGLREAGEISFSQLLRAVHEIEGIERIRFTTSHPKDLSEELIACFGEMPKLVKHLHLPVQCGADPILAAMNRGYTRAQYLEKVARLKDVCPDIRLTSDLIVGFPGETEEDFGETLALVAQVEYADIYSFLYSPRSGTAAAELEENLDPKDKQARFDRLLALQQDISARIWQSDVGRVLPVLVEGVSRQGGGQLFGRTTWNRIVNFTGSPDLVGRIVPVRITASFKNSQAGELEADEVRAAS, encoded by the coding sequence ATGACGAAGTTTTTCTATCTTGAAACGTTCGGCTGCCAAATGAACGTGGTCGATTCGGAGCAGATCGTCGATCTGCTCGGCCGTGTCGGATATGTCCAGGTGGAGACCCCGGAGCAGGCCGATTTGATTTTGCTCAACACCTGCTCCGTGCGTGACAAGGCCGAGCGTAAGGTCTACGGCCATCTCGGCCGCTTCAAGCCTTTGAAAGAGCAGCGGCCCGACCTGATCATCGGCGTCGGCGGCTGCGTGGCTCAACAGGAAGGCGAGCGGCTGCTGGACAAGCTGCGCTTTGTCGACCTGGTGTTCGGCACTCACAATATTCACCGTCTACCCGAAATGCTGGCAGGTGTCACGGGGGAAAAGCAGCGCCGTTTCGAAACGGAATTTCTCGATGCCGAAACCCGTCGCCTGCTCTTCCCCGAACGCAAGGCCGACGATGCCGTGACCCGCTTCGTCACCGTCATGCAGGGTTGCGACAATTTCTGCTCCTATTGCATCGTGCCCCACGTGCGTGGCCGCGAGATCAGCCGTCCGAGCGGCGATATCCTGGCCGAAATCCGTGATTTGGCGGCGGGCGGGGTGAGGGAGGTGACTCTGCTGGGGCAAAACGTCAACTCCTACGGTCTGCGCGAGGCGGGGGAAATCTCTTTTTCCCAGCTGCTGCGCGCGGTGCACGAAATCGAGGGCATCGAACGCATCCGCTTCACCACCTCCCATCCCAAGGATCTCTCCGAGGAGCTGATCGCCTGCTTCGGTGAAATGCCCAAGCTCGTCAAGCACTTGCATCTGCCGGTACAGTGCGGCGCAGATCCGATTCTGGCGGCCATGAATCGCGGCTATACCCGTGCTCAGTATCTGGAAAAAGTGGCGCGGCTCAAAGACGTGTGCCCTGATATCCGCCTGACCTCGGACCTCATCGTCGGCTTTCCCGGCGAGACGGAGGAGGATTTCGGCGAGACTCTTGCATTGGTCGCCCAGGTAGAGTACGCCGACATCTACAGTTTTCTCTATTCGCCGCGCAGCGGCACCGCGGCGGCGGAGCTGGAGGAAAACCTTGATCCCAAAGACAAGCAGGCACGCTTCGACCGCTTGCTGGCTCTGCAGCAGGACATCAGCGCCCGAATCTGGCAGAGCGATGTCGGCCGGGTGCTGCCGGTGCTGGTCGAGGGCGTCAGCCGCCAAGGCGGCGGCCAGTTATTCGGCCGCACAACCTGGAACCGCATCGTCAATTTCACCGGTTCGCCCGATCTGGTCGGACGCATCGTGCCGGTGCGCATCACCGCCTCGTTCAAGAACAGTCAGGCCGGCGAGCTTGAAGCCGACGAGGTGCGCGCGGCAAGTTAA
- a CDS encoding response regulator, protein MAKGRILAIDDEKFFRELYRDILAREGYVVRTAQSGEEALDVLRREDFDLVISDLGLKGIDGVETSRAIKRFNPDQEIIVVSAMTDVPTAVAAMKAGVADYVCKPINPEEFLLLVNKTLFRRAQHLEHRKLLDENLEYVSIVATYQKCRQFLHVHELDRLGDLILDTLMELLGAEGGALWLAGFDGSYFRRRCRRGLARILPQEETLQPGEDEAVLPSGKEPVLLPGEDRMWVPLRHARETLALIRIEAPVGRGVFNRGDLKLAAAAAEFAASALHNVLLHRALEQRSLRMPRAEAYNMAFFRDHMEKELSKVRRYGRNLSLIRLRVDNYAELHHHFRSREMEAAMTRVIEAINSILRDADIMAMAAADDFYILLPETDYWGSLITQKRIRKALRGNLVLCDLKKSFSLKAYMRSAAFPMDGASFEQLNASAEGRLERLKSSLYLKENWDPVSFWSVVGKILGKTSDYRFRDAVVEVAPALEFYQAKFKSCYVRMPLENLEIIQGAFCREVVESSRVRGVIFRGCADFSEVRSSLPHLEHLEKSATSLFLVGGHQRVHWDYQRTVPIFIKEEPFHKVPFLLYLNEDSAYALFARRRGRELVGFHTSDFYFVENMIAKLQEQYQLQVQI, encoded by the coding sequence ATGGCCAAAGGGCGCATTCTCGCCATTGACGACGAAAAGTTCTTTCGCGAACTCTACCGCGACATCCTTGCCCGCGAGGGCTATGTGGTGCGCACAGCGCAGAGCGGTGAAGAAGCCCTTGATGTTCTGCGCCGGGAGGATTTCGATCTGGTCATCTCCGATCTGGGCCTCAAGGGGATCGACGGCGTCGAAACCAGCCGCGCCATCAAAAGATTTAATCCCGATCAGGAAATCATCGTCGTCAGTGCTATGACTGATGTACCCACGGCGGTGGCGGCCATGAAGGCCGGTGTGGCCGACTATGTGTGCAAGCCCATCAATCCCGAAGAATTTCTTCTGCTGGTCAACAAAACTCTCTTCCGTCGCGCTCAGCATCTCGAACACCGCAAACTTCTCGACGAAAATCTTGAATATGTTTCCATCGTCGCCACTTACCAAAAATGTCGTCAATTTCTTCATGTCCACGAACTCGACCGCCTCGGTGATCTGATTCTCGATACGCTGATGGAACTGCTGGGAGCCGAGGGCGGGGCGCTGTGGCTCGCCGGTTTCGATGGCAGCTATTTCCGCCGCCGCTGCCGGCGCGGGCTGGCCCGGATCCTGCCGCAAGAGGAGACGCTGCAGCCGGGCGAGGACGAGGCTGTTTTGCCTTCGGGCAAGGAACCGGTTTTGCTCCCGGGTGAGGATCGGATGTGGGTGCCCCTGCGGCACGCGCGCGAAACTCTGGCGCTGATTCGCATTGAAGCTCCGGTGGGTCGCGGAGTTTTCAACCGGGGCGATCTCAAACTCGCCGCCGCCGCCGCCGAGTTTGCCGCAAGCGCTTTGCACAACGTGCTCCTGCATCGCGCTCTTGAGCAGCGCAGTCTGCGCATGCCGCGCGCCGAGGCTTACAACATGGCCTTTTTCCGCGACCATATGGAAAAGGAGCTGAGCAAGGTGCGGCGTTATGGGCGGAACCTGTCCCTGATTCGCCTGCGGGTGGATAATTACGCCGAACTGCATCATCATTTTCGCAGCCGCGAAATGGAAGCCGCCATGACGCGGGTCATCGAGGCGATCAATTCTATACTGCGCGATGCCGACATCATGGCCATGGCCGCCGCCGATGATTTCTACATTCTACTTCCGGAAACCGATTACTGGGGTTCGCTCATCACGCAGAAACGCATTCGCAAGGCGCTGCGCGGAAATCTGGTTCTCTGTGACCTGAAAAAGAGTTTTTCTCTCAAGGCGTATATGCGTTCCGCGGCCTTTCCTATGGATGGGGCGAGCTTCGAGCAGCTCAATGCGAGTGCTGAGGGACGCTTGGAACGCCTTAAGTCCAGTCTGTATCTCAAGGAAAATTGGGACCCCGTTTCCTTCTGGAGCGTGGTTGGTAAGATTCTCGGAAAAACGAGTGATTATCGCTTCAGGGATGCCGTTGTCGAGGTGGCGCCCGCCCTGGAATTCTATCAGGCGAAGTTCAAAAGCTGCTATGTGCGCATGCCTTTAGAAAATCTAGAAATCATTCAAGGCGCATTTTGCCGTGAGGTCGTCGAATCAAGCCGGGTGCGTGGTGTCATCTTTCGCGGCTGCGCGGACTTTTCCGAGGTGCGCTCCTCGCTTCCGCATCTGGAACATCTGGAAAAATCGGCCACCTCTTTGTTTCTGGTGGGAGGACACCAGCGCGTGCACTGGGATTATCAGCGCACCGTTCCCATCTTCATTAAGGAAGAGCCTTTTCACAAGGTCCCCTTTCTGTTGTATCTCAATGAGGATTCGGCCTATGCCCTGTTTGCCCGGCGCCGTGGTAGGGAGCTGGTCGGTTTTCACACGTCCGACTTTTATTTTGTGGAAAATATGATTGCCAAACTTCAGGAGCAGTATCAACTCCAGGTGCAGATCTGA
- a CDS encoding DUF4388 domain-containing protein, giving the protein MGEPNSRKILFAGARGDFSAVAESLLRRGFEVESRVDGTQALERALALVPDLMVVDVDLPLIGAARLAQILRANPRTDKLAFIFVGPEGGEVEGFRRHRDHYLVRPFNTEQVLSVTLGHLMRRERTEQVTRQSKQVEGNLEQVSLTDMLQIFGHNRKDGTLTLECDERRGTIALLEGGVINARVGRVEGEKAFFRLLSWERGRFSFFPEIPDEEVRITRPLEHLIMEGLRQIDELNAVAADLPSPDSLLFLKVPLERLPRGLRPTTQEILVLLEYYQRVEEILDHCPRCDYDIWQIIRILLEKGLVEERREESLATNDLTPLLHSDEIILIKDHFGERDTLLEGSTAKLILLAPRGSDIQSFIRYLQSMPEYEPAAEVLNGAVTAGVCDLGLLRMGETFALRLLSLPAGEDAAPLWSPFCRRLFGVLSPAGTDNLDAAESFFSKRSDVPLARVAFVPEGEDTFFLAKGNREELRRLLVSLLTRLTQKDVS; this is encoded by the coding sequence ATGGGTGAGCCGAACTCTCGCAAAATTCTATTTGCCGGTGCCCGCGGGGATTTCTCCGCGGTCGCCGAGTCCTTGCTGCGTCGCGGCTTCGAGGTCGAGTCCCGCGTGGACGGCACTCAGGCTCTGGAGCGTGCTTTGGCGTTGGTTCCGGATCTGATGGTGGTTGATGTGGACCTGCCCCTTATCGGGGCGGCTCGCCTTGCTCAGATCCTGCGGGCCAATCCGCGCACCGACAAACTGGCTTTTATTTTTGTCGGCCCCGAAGGGGGTGAGGTGGAGGGGTTCCGTCGCCATCGCGACCATTACCTGGTGCGTCCCTTCAACACTGAGCAGGTGCTTTCGGTGACCCTGGGACACCTCATGCGTCGGGAGCGCACCGAGCAGGTGACGCGCCAGAGCAAGCAGGTCGAGGGCAACCTGGAGCAGGTCTCGCTTACCGACATGCTGCAGATTTTCGGGCACAACCGTAAGGATGGCACCTTGACTCTGGAGTGCGACGAGCGGCGCGGCACAATCGCGCTGCTGGAAGGCGGTGTGATCAACGCCCGGGTTGGTCGGGTCGAGGGGGAAAAGGCCTTTTTCCGCCTGCTTTCCTGGGAACGGGGGCGTTTTTCCTTTTTCCCGGAAATTCCTGATGAAGAAGTGCGTATCACCCGGCCACTGGAGCACCTGATTATGGAAGGGCTACGCCAGATCGACGAACTCAATGCCGTCGCTGCCGATTTGCCCAGCCCTGATTCCCTGCTGTTTCTCAAGGTGCCTCTGGAGCGGTTGCCGCGTGGCTTGCGGCCGACCACCCAGGAAATACTGGTATTGCTCGAATACTATCAGAGGGTCGAGGAGATTCTCGATCACTGCCCACGCTGTGACTATGATATTTGGCAGATCATCCGCATTCTTCTGGAAAAAGGCCTGGTTGAAGAGCGGCGTGAAGAGTCCCTGGCGACGAATGATCTTACTCCGCTGCTGCACTCAGATGAAATCATCCTGATCAAGGATCATTTCGGCGAGCGCGACACGCTGCTGGAAGGTTCTACGGCCAAGTTGATTCTGCTGGCCCCGCGCGGCAGCGATATCCAGTCTTTTATCCGCTATCTGCAAAGCATGCCTGAATATGAACCTGCGGCCGAGGTTCTCAATGGTGCGGTTACGGCCGGGGTATGCGATCTGGGTCTTTTGCGCATGGGAGAAACCTTTGCCCTGCGCCTGTTGTCGTTGCCTGCCGGCGAGGACGCCGCGCCCCTGTGGTCGCCTTTTTGTCGTCGTCTCTTCGGCGTCTTGTCACCTGCGGGCACCGACAACCTCGATGCCGCCGAAAGTTTTTTCTCCAAGCGCAGCGATGTGCCGCTGGCGCGGGTTGCTTTCGTTCCCGAGGGCGAGGATACGTTTTTTCTGGCCAAAGGCAACCGTGAGGAACTGCGCCGCCTGTTGGTTTCTCTGCTGACTCGTTTAACCCAAAAGGATGTGTCATGA
- a CDS encoding histidinol phosphate phosphatase domain-containing protein → MIDLHTHTLFSDGELIPAELIRRAAVAGYSALAITDHVDLSNLDFILPRIIEGAQIYGPAWGVRVVPGVELTHIPPAQIAAAAERARALGARIIVCHGETLVEPVSPGTNAAALAADIDILSHPGLITEDEVRLAAQRGICLEITTRKGHSLANGHVAQLARKHGARLVVNNDAHAPGDLVSADMARKVALGAGLSESEYEQCRRHSAALIEKALK, encoded by the coding sequence ATGATTGATCTGCATACTCATACACTGTTCAGCGACGGCGAACTGATTCCCGCCGAGCTTATCCGCCGTGCAGCAGTTGCCGGCTATAGTGCCTTGGCGATTACCGATCACGTTGATCTTTCCAATCTCGATTTCATCCTGCCGCGGATCATCGAAGGCGCTCAAATCTATGGGCCCGCCTGGGGGGTGAGGGTCGTTCCGGGAGTGGAGCTCACCCATATCCCCCCGGCGCAGATTGCCGCCGCCGCCGAGCGGGCGCGCGCTCTGGGGGCGCGGATCATCGTCTGTCACGGCGAAACCCTGGTTGAGCCGGTTTCACCCGGGACCAACGCCGCCGCTCTGGCCGCCGACATCGACATCCTCAGTCATCCCGGCCTGATCACCGAAGACGAGGTGCGCCTCGCCGCGCAGCGCGGAATTTGTCTGGAGATCACCACCCGCAAGGGACACAGCCTGGCCAACGGCCATGTCGCGCAACTCGCCCGCAAGCATGGCGCGAGGCTGGTGGTCAACAACGACGCCCATGCCCCTGGAGACCTGGTCTCAGCCGACATGGCCCGCAAAGTCGCCCTGGGCGCGGGTTTGAGCGAATCGGAATACGAGCAGTGCCGCCGCCACAGCGCGGCGCTGATTGAGAAGGCCTTGAAATAA
- a CDS encoding M42 family metallopeptidase: MTDQNFSFLKELVEAPSPSGFEQPAQRVIRRHLDGVVDELTTDVMGNVIGLVKGQGENLPRVMLAGHCDEIGLMVKYIDDQGFIYFAAIGGIDAHLVPGQRVYIHGQTRSVLGVVGKKPIHLMDQKDRETVIKLKSQFIDIGCRNREEVQELVAVGDPVTFAVGLERLENDRVISRAFDDKMGAFIVARVLQEVRTRGAAPVDLYGVSTVQEEIGLRGGATSVYGVNPDLGIAVEVGFATDVPEIDKKENGETKVGGGPIIARGPNINPALFELLTATAREENIPCQIVGHPRATGTDANVMQLSRGGVATALVSVPLRYMHTPVELLSLEDLENTVRLLSGLIYRIGNRKMFIPN; encoded by the coding sequence ATGACTGATCAGAATTTCTCGTTTCTTAAGGAGCTCGTTGAAGCGCCCAGCCCCTCGGGTTTTGAACAGCCTGCGCAGCGGGTGATCCGCCGACATCTGGATGGCGTGGTCGATGAACTTACAACCGATGTCATGGGTAATGTCATCGGTCTGGTGAAAGGACAGGGTGAGAACCTGCCGCGGGTCATGCTTGCCGGCCACTGCGACGAAATCGGGCTGATGGTCAAGTACATCGACGACCAGGGCTTCATCTATTTCGCCGCCATCGGTGGCATCGACGCCCATCTGGTGCCCGGCCAGCGGGTTTATATTCACGGTCAGACGCGCTCGGTTCTGGGGGTGGTGGGCAAGAAACCCATCCACCTGATGGACCAGAAAGATCGCGAAACAGTGATTAAGCTCAAGAGCCAATTCATCGATATTGGTTGCCGCAACCGTGAAGAAGTCCAGGAATTGGTGGCCGTGGGCGACCCGGTGACTTTTGCCGTAGGTCTGGAGCGTCTTGAGAACGATCGGGTGATTTCCCGCGCTTTCGACGACAAGATGGGCGCCTTTATCGTTGCGCGGGTTTTGCAGGAAGTGCGCACGCGTGGGGCCGCTCCTGTCGATCTTTACGGGGTATCCACGGTACAGGAAGAAATCGGCCTGCGCGGCGGTGCAACCAGCGTGTACGGGGTCAATCCCGATCTCGGGATCGCCGTCGAGGTGGGATTCGCCACCGATGTTCCCGAAATCGACAAGAAGGAAAACGGCGAAACCAAGGTCGGCGGCGGACCGATCATTGCGCGCGGTCCCAACATCAACCCGGCGCTCTTCGAACTTTTGACCGCGACTGCGCGCGAGGAGAACATTCCCTGCCAAATCGTCGGGCATCCGCGTGCCACCGGTACCGACGCCAACGTCATGCAACTTTCGCGCGGAGGTGTCGCCACTGCGCTGGTCAGTGTTCCCTTGCGCTACATGCACACCCCGGTGGAACTGCTCTCGTTGGAGGATCTGGAAAATACCGTGCGCCTGCTGTCCGGATTGATTTACCGCATCGGCAACCGGAAGATGTTCATCCCGAACTGA